CTGCATGCGTCAAAAAGAAATACATCAGCAGTAGGACTGGAGATTAATTTTACACACACATCAATTGTTCAGATGCACAAAGAGGGTAACAGGGAAGCAGCAAGAGCAATGACCTGGCACGACGATCGGCTGACTCTGCAGCACCTCACCACATCTTCAAAGCGGGTCCATTTGGATTGGCACCAAGCTGGCCCTGCAGGTCTTCCATGAAAGCGTGCTCATAAGTTTTGCTGTCCAGCATAAATTCCTTGAGGCTCCGGAGCAATGGTAGCCCGGAAAACATCCCTGTGTTGGTTTCTTCAAGCTTGCCACAAAAATCCAGCCGCTCAAGCCGAAGCATTGCCCCTTCTTCAAACTCCACCGATTTCAGGCCATCTATGTCATTTAGCTCCAGCACTATCAGACTCGGGAAAGCCTCCGGATGGAAGGTGAAGCGGAGGTCGTCAACCTGGAACGACTTGGCCCACAGACGTAAGCTGACCAGGTTTGGAAGCTTCCCAAGAACTTGGAGTGCAGGTTCGTGTTCCAGTATTCTAGAGCTCCTTAGAACCAACTTCACAAGATTCTTGAGCTCCTCGACCCATCCTGGCAATTTGAGCAGATTGCCGTATATCTTGAGGCTTTGCAGGTTTTTCGGAGCGGAGGTCAAGCCATCTAAGCAGCCATGCAAACCTGGCATCCCACATGCCTGCACTAGCAAAGATTCCAGGCAGCTGAGATTGGCAACGACTGAACACAATTCCTGGCTGTTTTCCTTGTTGATGCCGGTCACAGCTAACTTGCGCAACTGGGTCAGTCCTTTTATGTCCCGTAGAATTGCTTTGTCCAGATTCACAAGACCCAATGTGCGCAGGGATTTTAGTTTCCCCATCCCTCTTGGCATCCAAGTTGCACCTTCTTTCACCATCAGAAAAGGAAGCATGACGCAGCAACACTGAGTGAATACATCACACCTGTTCATATCATCATCCCCATCCGTAGCCTCTTTAAAAAGTTGAAGTGCGCAACATGCCACGCAAAATCCTAGCAACCAACCCATACAAAAGCATGGCCTGTTATTCACTACTTTTGGCAGTTCTTCAAAAAACACTTTCAATGAATCATCATCCTTTCCAACAGTCCCAGCACGAAGATATTGTAGCTTCTTGAGCTTGGTGATGGTCTTGGGCAGCTTTAATATAAGTGTCCCCGAAATATCTAGTGTTTTTAGTTGCTTTAGATTACCCAACGAATCTGATAGGTGAAAAATACCTTTACATTCTCTTAGAGAAAGGTATCTGAGGTGAAGAAGCTTCCCAATATGCTTTAGGTGATGACTAACCAGACCTGACGTGCCTTCCAAGTCCAGCACACGCAAGAACCTCATCTTGTCAGAAATGAAAAAGGACCTCCACTTCCCAAACACTGTTAACGAACGTATGCGGGACAGATCCACTTTGTTCTCAAACTCACTCTTATCTGCTTTCCAGTTGGTGCTTATGACAAGGTGGCGAACTGTGCCCTGGGTGTTTGAGCTGCAACCTTCCTCCATTCTAAAAACGAGATTTTCTTCTGTTGACTTTGAGATGCTAATCTCACGCATGAGATCATGGACTTGGCAAGAGTCAATTCCTTTTCTACTATTAACTGATAGCTGAGAAGGTAGGATCATGCTCCTCTCTATTAGTTCCATAAAGTAGTTGTCAGCTACTTCTTCTAGGGACTTATCTCGAATCTCCCTTGAGTAACCTTCTGCACTCCACCGTTGTATCAAACGTCTTCGACTAACCTTGTGATCTTCAGGGAAGATGGATGTATATAGGAAACAAGACTTAAGATGATATGGTAGACCATCATAACTTTTACCAAGAATTGTTTTTATGGCCCCAAGCTCTGGGTTCATTTCCAATTCAGCACTAATATGCTCGTTCAATTTCCTCCACTCTACCGCTACTTTTGGTTGCTTTGCCAAGAAGCCACCGATGGTGACTATTGCAAGAGGAAGTCCATTGCACTTCTTCAAGATCATTTTTGCTTCTTTGATCAATTCAGGATGCTTATCCAAATCTTTGGCCTCCTTAAACACCTGAAATCATTGGAGTTAAGTTATTtgaaattgaaatatgtatgaATGGTCTATGTAGTTTCTTaggaaaaagttcaaattactccGCTCAAATATAGCAAAAGTATGGATTACCCCTTAAACTATTTCTGGTTTAATTCACCCCCTAAACTATTCTTTTTTGTTCAATTTACCCCATAATAAAATTTGTCTTTATTTTCCTCCATAcataagttgaattttaatttaagATTTTGCAAGGTGGTAGTACACATCAGAATctatgttaaaaaatatattatgaattttttatcatcattttcatatatttttgtatctcaaggataGATTTACTATTACATGTCCTATCTTATCAAAATAATGCTAAATAATTCatgatgtatttttctaacatgtcttatgatgtatgctatcatcttgcaaaattttaacttcagactccatttgtgcatggagaaataaaaaaagacaaACCGTAttagggggtaaattgaaccaaatggtatagtttagggggtaaacTGAACCAACAAATACATTATGGGGTTATGCAAACTTTAGTGATACTTGAGAGGAGTAATTTGGATTTTTTCCTTGCTAGAATGGCTAGGGTACAATTACAATCTTATGGCTAGGCAAGCATAGAATTATGGTTATATTGTCATTATATTGTAATGAAAGCTCCACACAAATGGCAGAATTATACTTTTATAGTACCTTTCTTGTGAAGAGGTCTTGTGCATCCTTGTATTCAAGAACTTTGAGCTTGTATATGTTTTCTAGTTTCTCTGAACAATATTTTGCTATACTTTCTTCCCTTGTGGTCACTAAGATCCGGAATGAACTATCCAATTTAGGGAAGCTTCCAAGTATATTGTCCCATTCCGCTATGGATGAAAGATCATCAAGAACAATCAAGCACTTCTTCCCTTCAAGAAGCCTAGCTAACTCTTTAATTAATGCTTCAACTCTCATCATTGCTACTGTGTTTCTTGTGCCATGCCCAACATCTATTGCTCCCTTCTTTCCAGAAGATTGTGCATTTAGTTGCATAATTAAGTTCTCAAGGAACTCCTTAAGAATGAAAGGGCGCATCACCGTAACACAAGCATGCTTCTCAAATATGCCAACTTGCTTTTGGCTTTCATAAACATCTTTGACTAGAGCAGTTTTACCAAGACCACCCATTCCCCACACTGAGATCACTGAAAGCCCTTGACTAGATGGATTTGAAATGAGCTGGATGATATCAGCCTTTTCTTTCTGTCGACCAATAAGTTGTGATTCCTCCAAAGCACTTACCATAGTTTTGATGTGGGTAAGGCTCTTTGTGAATACCTTTCTCTCATCGCCACCTTGAGATTGATTTCCCACTATCACATTGGTGCCGCTTCTGGCTTTGTCTATGCTAGACACTGCAACTGGAGATTTTATTTGATCTTGACAATCCTATATAAAAGTAAACTAGACTTTTAAACTTGTTGATGTTTAAATAGTATTTTCACTCGAAAAAGGAAAGTCTCTAGAATAAATTCATATAATTTATAATGGGAAGACAACCATTGCTTGAGTAATttaaaagaaacaaaactcAGTTAATTATGCAAGAATGGAATTATAACATATATGAGGCTAGCAGCCTGCCCAAAATGAATGAGGCCTTTAGATACTGCAAGATTATTATAGGACAATATTTTAGCTTTTATTTAACATATTATTACTAATTATAAGTGCTCTAGAAAAAGAGATGAATCTTAGAAAGTCTCACGAAACTCAAAACATCTGAACATCAATTTCATAGACTCAACCTTTGTTGACAACAATGGCCATATAGGATATAATTTGCACACAAAATGACCTACCTCTACCATTACAAAAATAAGAATAAAGTAAttctccctccatcctaaattataggtcgttttagcttgtCTAGGTTCATaagtgtttgtatgcatctaaatatagtgtgtctagatacatacaaacacttatgaacctagaaaagtcaaaacgacctataatttgaaacggagagagtattCTAAATCAGTATCTAAATTACACACCTCTATCATTATAAACAAGAATTCAAATGCCTCCAAATTCTCCATGTAAATGAGCCACCTCTACCACTAAGAAAATAAACCCAAAGTAAccctaaatttgtatctaaatcgCCAACTTATGTTGTGAATAAGAATTTAAACAACACACTAAATCTACATCAAGGTTATCCACACTTTATTATTAAGAACAATCTAAAGCTATTCTTTAAATCTGTATCAAAATTGCTCAACTCTATCATTATAAATAAAACAACCCAAAGTATGCCCTATTAATGCTTCTAAATTGATCATTTATGTCACTATTAATATATGAAAAAACTAACTCAAAGTATATGCATTCATAATGCGTGCCACGTACGGACCACATAAGCATGCATGCACTAATCGATAGGCATATTGATTTACAACGATTTACGCAATAATTAAAGATGTCTCTGTCATGTGCTTGGGCGCATGGGTTCAACAACTGGCCCAATAGGATCCGACAGGACCTGTCGTGGTATTGTTCACATCATGAACAATATCCATGGGTACTCTAGCACCGCATCGTTGATATTTCATCTAGGTTAGGGTTTAGGAAGAGTTTGAAAATTAGGACTGCCATCGACCCTAATACCAGAAGCGATGGGTCCACCTCCAACGGCTACAATGTCATAGTCCACTCTGTCTTCTCAATCCACCACTGCACCAATGGGCCGTGACCGCCTCTACTACAGCCTGCTACGCGACTACATACTACATCTACGTCAGCAATCTCTTCTACCTTGGATGCCTCCAAAGACAACAAGTCTACAACAAGTCAATCTTCATCGACTTCATCCTTCATCGACAACTCCGCATCATGACAGTTACTAGCGATGGTGACCGTAAGTCCTATCACAGGAACCGTTAGGACATCACCGAGCACGCCCACAGCTTGGATGATCAGCCCTCGGACGATTACTTCCATTACTACACCGCCAATCTCCTCTAAGAACCTCGATCGGCAAGCACTCCACAAGATAGGAATCAGGCATTTCTATCTCACCACTAGTGGTGGGAATTAGACGACCAATTCGGGCTCCTCCACCACAAGTGGTTGTGTTGATTCCCGGTCCTCCTCCCATGCGCCACATAAAACTATTCATCGGCAACCTCAACATCAATGGCAAATAAATGTGCCAACGCAGCATTGTACTCCAGGTACAATAGCTAGGCCACATCTTCCTCAACAATGGTGGGTGTCAACAAACTACCCCAACCACAACATGCACCACACACGAATATACGATTGATGCTACATGAACAAAGGTGATATGTGCTATTCGTGCTATGTGCTATTCGAGTCAAACAAGATCATGGGCGTCCAACCCTTTATCCTTGTAATAGATGGGCACACATCTCCACCCTTCATCTCTATTGCTTTGACAAGCAACGTAATGACACTGGTAGTATATGCAAATCAACAGGCCATCAGTAACAGTAGCTGGAACATCACTGACGGGAGAAGCAGCAACACGAACACTTCATTTACTACAAGCTACCCTCAACATTAGCCACAAAATCCATGGCGTCCCCACTCCACCAAGACAATCCACTACCGTCAACTTCCTACCACTGCTCGTGTGTTGATGTTCTTTCACAAGGAGGTGACAAAACCAGCAAATCAACTAACTAGAGCTTCTCACCATGGGTCACCTCAGGCAGCAATTGTGGCCACCACCTATCTGGGAGGACCTTTGTACCTCTACAGAAATAAAGGGCAACAACTATGACATCAATTCCAACAACAACATGAGGCGGACGTTGGCTCTACAAGGAGCAAACAATGAGCAACAGCACGAGGGCGTGTTTTGTGGAAAAGAGGGGGGACATGTCATGTACTTAGGGCACGTGGGTTCAACAACTAGCCCAATAGGGTTTGACAGGACCAAAAGCGACCCAAGAGGTTCCCTCGTGGTATTGTCCACATCATCAACAGTACTACACGGGTAGTGTAGCACCGCCTTGTCGAGATTTTGCCTAGATTAGGATTTAGGAAGACTGAAAATTAGGATTGCTTGTAAATCAAGTCGAGTTAGGTTTGCTTGTAAATAAAGTTGCGTCCTCGCCATAAATGTTAGGGAAATATTTGGATGATTCAAGCATATAATATTAGGGTTTAGTCCCCTCTGTTTTTTGGCTTAAACAGCTCTCTCACCTccatgctgccgctgctggctcccaCCTCCTCCTAGGTGTGGCTGGCCCTAGGCAAGGACGGATCTAGGATGGCTGGATAGGGGGgcttattttcttcttcctcctcattccttttcttcttcttcttcttcctcctttcctcctcttcatccatgGCTGAAAATTGTTGGGGGCTTGGGGGGCTCCATGAACTGCATGGGGGTAGGGGGCTCCAGCCCCCACACTGGATCCTCCCCTGGCCCTAGGGCTACCGCACTCTACCTTTCTGATCCTATCTCCCTTCTAATCTCCTCTCAAACCAATAAGGAGATCCGCAAGCTTGACAGTTTCCTTAATGATCCATAGTATAATGACAATGGCAATCCATGTTAAGTACTTAAGTTATATTACAATACTTCATGAAAAGAATTAATAAAGTTGCTACTTTAAATAAATGTATTTCATTTTTAATGACAACATTATAGCATCTACATTGATAGTTTGATTGCGAGAACTCTAATTATTTGCTCCCTCAAACTACGTTTAGAATGTAACTTTTAACATAAGTTATAATATCCTATGTCATCCCACAAAATGTTACCTTAAAACTCAATTGGTACGTGCTCAATAGAGATAGATTGGATCAATTGAAATAGTTTGGGGAGTAAATTGAGCTGAACATTTTCTTTGGGTGGCTTGTTTAGGGTAATAAATTAACTTCTTTGTTTAGTAAAATATATGACTACACTCATATTTTTTCTATAGAGAAAATTTAACATTTCAGGCAATGTTCGCTGAAAAGCCTATTTGTTCATTCCTGTTCTATAACCATTATACTTCTTATGCTAGCCTGTACAACAGCATGGGTTGATGGATTCATTCTTACTAATAAAAATTGATACATTCTTTCCTATACCTACAAATATGGCATTTAATATTGGATACCACAACTTGAATCGTTAAAACCATCTGAGATATTAatgaagaaaaaatatataacaAGAGCTAACAACAATTTGATGATTTTTGAAGGAAGAATCGTACCTTCTCATAGAAAGCATAAATAGTCTGATCAATGGACAACTGCTTGAGCTCCAATGCTTGGCTTTCCTGCCCTGCACACAAGCTTGCAACTTCAACTTGTGGGCTGCAAACTATGATTCGGCTCCCTTTCTTGTGGTTGGGGAGACATGCTTTAATCCCATTCCATTCTTCAAAGGTGGACATGTCATTGAGCACAATTAGGTAACTATTCTCGTTTATATATCTGGTGAACTCCTTAGCCAACTCTTTCCCTGTCTTCTCGGTCTCCAACAAAACATCAATCCCCATGGCAGATCGAAACTGCTTCACTAAGCTTTGGACGAAGTCATTCAGATTGAATGGATGAAAGACCCTAACCCATGCTCGGCATGGAAACTTCTTTTTGATAACTGGATTCTCGTAAGCCATGTTGACAATGGTTGTCTGCCCAAGATCACCACTGGTTCCCCATACTGCGATAACTCTAAGATCCTTGCCCTCCTGGTTGATGAGGTCAACAAGATCCTCTTTTGGTTTGTCATGCTTCGCAGCACGCCGTGCTTCATCGATGCCAAATATTGCTGCAGCTTTATTGCTGGATAGCCCAGCGGTGGTATCAGGCTTGGAACCACCCCTCTTGATGAGCTGGTAGCGCAGGTTCCTCTGGCTCACATCCTCAACTCTGGCCCTCAACTCCTTCATCTGCTTGGCGATGCGGTGTCGCTCTAGCAACGTGCTAGGAAGGCGCCACCAAGATGGCTTCTTGAGATGGATGGAAAAATCTTGAAGGCAGTCCTCCGCATCGTAGGCCACATCACGGACTTGCTTCACCCAGGTCATGAGCACCTCATGGTCATATCTCTCACCATGCGCGGCCCTCAGGAAAGCCTGCATCATCGCGAGCTCGTCCCTGATGAAAGCATGATCGCGCTGGATGCCGAGCTGCAAGGCCACCTCCTCTGCAGCAGCAGATTTGGCATAGCCAAGTGCTCCATCCAGCACAGACTTGCCCAAGCTCAACCCTGTAGCTTCCATCACCACCTTTCTCGCTCACACGCGCACTCACTGTGGCTTGTCAAGAATATGTGGATAAAGTGGTTGAGGACAATGTGCAGGTGCAAGGGACAGATTGATCTTCTGAAATGAAATGTTGAAGACAGGAGTCTTTCAATGATACAGGACTTGCTGATTCTGTGTATGTCAAGGCAAGCAAGAGAAGATACCTTTGGTTTGCAGGTGAGAGCTAAATCCATTCTTATCCTCTGCTTAGAGGTGACGAGAAGAACAAAGATGCATTCCTCTGAGCTTGCCAGGACACTCAATGAATAGATTCTGAAGGTGACCATTTCTTTGCGCTGCTCTGCGCCTATGCCTCGTTCGGCCACACTCAAAGGATAGATGCAAAAGACAAGTACTCCTGCAATCTTGATGGATGCCCTGTCAATATTGATCTGCACTACTACACCACCCTCACGCTTCCCCGTACATTAACAAACAAGATTTCCGCGTTCCTTTCGGCTTTCATACGGCAGGCAGAATCGCTGGCCACGCTGCTTTAGTTTCCTGTCTTTCACCAAAGGAGCTGGCCCAATGGGAGGAAGAATACCGAGCAATATGAGACCTTTGGTTTGCTTTGCTTGTGCCCGGCGTGGTAACTTTGTCCCCTGGGCCCTGGTATCAGGAGCAAGGAATCCCGCAGCATTTTGCCCCGCCAATCTTGATCTGTACAATTATTCAAAACGAAACGAAATCAAACATATTTTCATCGACGAAGAACAGGGAAGTACACACATACAAGGAGTTCAAAATTAGAATATTTCTGCCCGCAGTGAATGAAGAATCAGACTTTCTCTCTGCatctggaaaaagaaaaacggacCTTTCCTTCGTGGAACGAATCATCGATGTTTTCATCGACGGAGGCAGAGGCGGGGGTGTCGCTGGAGAGATGGGCAGAGCACCCACCGCCAGTTTCGAAACGGCAAGAGGCacacgtcgccggcggccaaTGGGGCGAGGCGGGCGGCTCGCGCCAGCCGCAGGCGGGTCCTGAGCcctgcggcggcgcgccggggaCCGGGAGGGAGAGGCGCCATTGCAGCCGCCggaccggaggaggaggcgaccaAACAGGCGATGCAATCAATGCCACCGACGGGCCCGACATGCACATGGGCCTTCGTAGCATCAAGGCCGACGGGCCTCCAAGTCTTCTGCCGGCCCGACTGGGAAGTCTGCGCCGACCCGGCCCACTACACCCCGGCTACGTCACGTCACCTCCTGTCCACCAGGCGACAGCTTCCTCTCCTCAGAGTACTCTagcgcacgccaccgccgccgactaGCGCCGCCCAAGCCGCCTCCACTCCGCCGAGGCCGGGCACGCCCGCCAGCCCAGCTTCCGCCGGTGCCTAGACGCCTCGGATTCCTCTCTGCTAGCACTAGGCTCCCTCGCCCTCCGCTCTACCGGGATGGCGTCGAGTGGGGATCCGCCTGGATCTGCTGGTGAGCTCTCGCTTGCTTCGATCGTTCTAGTTTGTTCGGATCTTGGAGTTGCTGGGAGATTCAAATCCAAACCCTCCTCGGTGGGATGGAGCTGTTGCTTGCTTCGATTTTCATCCGGTCAATAGCGGATTTGTTTCCTGTGTTGTGGAGTGTTAACCCAATCCGCTCGATTCGGTGCCCGTGCAAGCTCGATGTCAGTGTTCGGGCGTTCGTTACGCTGGACTAGTGCTACTGGTAGCAGTTTATTTGCCATAATTTTGGGGGATCAGTTCTACCCTCAGGTCCGTTACCACCCCTGCACGCAAGGGATGTCAGTGATACTAATTTTATAGGAACGTAGTATATTTCTGCAATTGTTCGATGAGAATTTCTTACTTCATCTGGCTGCCCACTGATTAGCAGAAGTAGGAAAATTCGTGGCCAGTTCTACTCAATTAGTTTACATTGCTGGGAACTTTTGTCACAATATTTGGTGTGTTTGACCAGattacttttctttttgaaagatATAGGCAGTTTCCTTATgttttgaaaaagaaagaagcTCATTGATTGTTTGTTAACTCAACTATGGATAATCTATTCATTTACAGTTTCTTACAATGGctgtttcattttgttttccTGTCATAGTTAGTTACCACGTGATGAGTGTTTATGTTCTGATCCCCTTCTTTTGCAGATGAGAAGAAAAGTCCAAAACCAGAAGGGTCATCCAACGAACATCAAGGGCTTCCTCCAGCAGGCTTTTCGAATCCTTTCGATTTTGCTTCTATGCAAAGTTTGCTAAATGTATGCCCCTCTATGGCCATAAACAATCTGTAGTACATGCTGAATTTCCTAATGACTGCAAGATTGGCATGTGCACTCAATCAGTATATCAATGCATTATTGTAGTTTTTGCCATCTGCATATGCTTGCACTTTCCTAAACTTGCATCGTCATAAATTTGATGTCATGTACTCTTTGCAAGCTGCTTAAAAGGCTACCCTTGTTATGTGCAGGATCCATCTATCAAGGAGATGGCAGATCAAATTGCAAGGGATCCTGCATTCAACCAGATGGCTGAGCAGCTACAGAAAGGTGCTCAGAGTACAGGAGAACAGGGAATGCCTCCATTGGACCCTCAACAATACATGGAAACAATGCAAAAGGTCATGGAAAACCCCCAGTTTATGACAATGGCTGAGCGTCTGGGGAATGCTCTTATGCAGGTACCACATTCTGTTTCCCAGAGGTCTGCCCTGGTTTCCATAGACTTATTTGGCTGTCAGTTCACTAAATCTCTTAGTTATTTGGCTCAGGATCCTGCTATGTCCAGTATGCTGGAAACCTTTAGTAGTCCATCACACAAGGAGCAGCTGGAAGAGCGTATGTCCCGCATTAAGGAAGATCCAGCTATGAAGTCAATTCTCGATGAGTTAGAGAATGGGGGTCCTGCTGCAATGATGAAGTATGTCATATCTGGTATAGATGTGCTTTCTGTTATGTTTTTAGAGCTTGTTTTTCACATTTCTGTTTTTCCTCATCTAGGTACTGGAACGACCCTGATACACTTCAAAAGATTGGCCAGGCAATGGGAGGTAGCTTCCCATTTGGTGCTGGTTCTTCTGCTGAACCTTCTGGTACTGAAGAAGCTGAGGAGGAAGGTGGGGATGAAGATGAATCCATTGTTCATCACACAGCCAGTGTTGGTGATGATAAGGTAATGGAGATATTGATTTgacttttattttttagttgagATGTTTTGGACTTGTATATGTTTTATATTGTGCTGGTGACACTATATATCTACTTTATCAATGTCCATTAGTACAAACTCGGTGTTTGACATATCTACTTGATATGATTGATCCAGTGGAAAATAGCTATCATAATCTTGTTGATGTTCTCAAATGAGGTGAACTGGCTTGAACACATAAATCTTGTAGCTATGATAATGATGATTTTTTTCAATAAGATGAACTGGCATACATTGGTATCTTGAGACATGAGGGACTCTTGACTAATTGACCCCTAGTCATCGACATCCCTAGCTAAGCAAATTCACTAGACGAATATATTCAATTTGCACACTAACCTCTGCATCCGATTGGCTTAATTGTCTGTCGTCATCCGATGCACTTAGCTTGATTGCCGGATGACCCACGCGCGAGATGTGCAACGAAGGCACCGAGGGACGAGTGTCCAAGCTTCCTCATGGCCTCTGGCAGTCCGACGTCCGGCTCCGGCCCTTGCTTTGCCTCGCGCCGCGCTCCACGTGATTGCAAGAGTGAGGACGGAAGAGATTGGAGTTAGAGACGagtgggtggtggcggccgccgcTAGCAGCTGCGGGAGCAAGGAAAGAACAGGATAAGGCTagggttgtgacttgtgagaagGCCGGAGGGGTGAGATATACATGGGCTGAAGCATTGGGCCGGAAATTTTTACGGGCCATCGTTGTTTTCGGGGGGCCGTGGTGCCTCTGCGGGGGGAAAATTGTCCCCGCCCTGGTTATGTTTCGGGGCCCCGCCCTGCTTCCCCCGTGGGGGAAATTGCCACCCTGAATGTTGCTCGTTTCATTCTGAAAAATGTCACTTATCTTCACAATAAATACAGTTGCCCATATGTTGCTATTGGGTTCTGATGTACTAATTTTGCCTTTTTGACATCTATCTATGGAATAGGGTCTGAAGAAGGCACTGGATGGTGGAGCAGACAAGGACGAAGAAGACTCCGAGGGAAGAAGGGCCTTACATTTTGCATGTGGGTATGGTGAGGTATGTGGGTCTCCGGAGAGTAATTCAAATGTGATAATAATTAAACTTGTGGATAAGTACCAACACTTTTAAATTGTTTATTACTATACCACATGATTTTTTTGGAGGTATAGTTAAGCTATGAAAATCTTTTCAGATCCTTTTTTTCTGAAGTTTTCAGAAACTTATATGCTTTTGATGTTCTGTAGCATACAAATACCTTATGTGCTTTGATAGTTAGGGCAGATTGCTAATTGCTGTTTGATAATAAGCTCTTAAATAATCAGCTTGTTTAGGGGCTGAAGGGCATGCCATTTACTGTTCAACCATGATCCGAGTCTCACTGGTTGGTTTCACCTAGTTATTTTTTACTTGCAAACATCATTTTAATAGACTAGCCCCTAACCCCTAGTTGCTCCCTAGGTTTTGCTTAGGGGGGACTTGCCTAGACATGCTGATTACCCCGTAATCAGGCAGCAAGACACTTACCTTGGGACTAATTAGCTGCCTAGGCCGATTTTTGAAACACAGCTGGCATATAACTTCCTAGGAGTTGGTAATGGTTCACTTCTCATCTAGAGATAATTGTTCTGGTATCACAAGTTTTCAGTACCCTTCTGTTTAGAGTAATTGCATTTTGTGGTCCTTAGTATTTCCATTACCATTTTGATTTTATGGTATTCATGCTGGATACGAAAATCTACAAGCCACCTTATGCCTTTTGTCGCGATTTCATAGGCATAATACGATCTAGAATGTGAGGTGGTAAAAATGCATTTGGAAAGTAGGAACCAGATTTGTTTCCTTGTTTGATATCAGCATTGATAGTAATGATAAGGAATTTGGTGACTTTTGTTTTGGATTTCAGTTGAAGTGTGCCCAAGTCCTTCTTGAGGCCGGTGCCGCAGTGGATGCTTTggacaagaacaagaacaccCCTCTGCACTATGCTGCTGGCTATGGGCGCAAGGAGTGTGTCGATCTTCTCTTAAAGCATGGTGCTGCTGTGTAAGTTAAATCATCCCTTCTCCTTTCTTATCCAAAGCATGATGCCTTCAACGTTGCTT
The genomic region above belongs to Setaria italica strain Yugu1 chromosome VI, Setaria_italica_v2.0, whole genome shotgun sequence and contains:
- the LOC101785023 gene encoding putative disease resistance RPP13-like protein 3, which translates into the protein MEATGLSLGKSVLDGALGYAKSAAAEEVALQLGIQRDHAFIRDELAMMQAFLRAAHGERYDHEVLMTWVKQVRDVAYDAEDCLQDFSIHLKKPSWWRLPSTLLERHRIAKQMKELRARVEDVSQRNLRYQLIKRGGSKPDTTAGLSSNKAAAIFGIDEARRAAKHDKPKEDLVDLINQEGKDLRVIAVWGTSGDLGQTTIVNMAYENPVIKKKFPCRAWVRVFHPFNLNDFVQSLVKQFRSAMGIDVLLETEKTGKELAKEFTRYINENSYLIVLNDMSTFEEWNGIKACLPNHKKGSRIIVCSPQVEVASLCAGQESQALELKQLSIDQTIYAFYEKDCQDQIKSPVAVSSIDKARSGTNVIVGNQSQGGDERKVFTKSLTHIKTMVSALEESQLIGRQKEKADIIQLISNPSSQGLSVISVWGMGGLGKTALVKDVYESQKQVGIFEKHACVTVMRPFILKEFLENLIMQLNAQSSGKKGAIDVGHGTRNTVAMMRVEALIKELARLLEGKKCLIVLDDLSSIAEWDNILGSFPKLDSSFRILVTTREESIAKYCSEKLENIYKLKVLEYKDAQDLFTRKVFKEAKDLDKHPELIKEAKMILKKCNGLPLAIVTIGGFLAKQPKVAVEWRKLNEHISAELEMNPELGAIKTILGKSYDGLPYHLKSCFLYTSIFPEDHKVSRRRLIQRWSAEGYSREIRDKSLEEVADNYFMELIERSMILPSQLSVNSRKGIDSCQVHDLMREISISKSTEENLVFRMEEGCSSNTQGTVRHLVISTNWKADKSEFENKVDLSRIRSLTVFGKWRSFFISDKMRFLRVLDLEGTSGLVSHHLKHIGKLLHLRYLSLRECKGIFHLSDSLGNLKQLKTLDISGTLILKLPKTITKLKKLQYLRAGTVGKDDDSLKVFFEELPKVVNNRPCFCMGWLLGFCVACCALQLFKEATDGDDDMNRCDVFTQCCCVMLPFLMVKEGATWMPRGMGKLKSLRTLGLVNLDKAILRDIKGLTQLRKLAVTGINKENSQELCSVVANLSCLESLLVQACGMPGLHGCLDGLTSAPKNLQSLKIYGNLLKLPGWVEELKNLVKLVLRSSRILEHEPALQVLGKLPNLVSLRLWAKSFQVDDLRFTFHPEAFPSLIVLELNDIDGLKSVEFEEGAMLRLERLDFCGKLEETNTGMFSGLPLLRSLKEFMLDSKTYEHAFMEDLQGQLGANPNGPALKMW
- the LOC101785426 gene encoding ankyrin repeat domain-containing protein 2A, translated to MASSGDPPGSADEKKSPKPEGSSNEHQGLPPAGFSNPFDFASMQSLLNDPSIKEMADQIARDPAFNQMAEQLQKGAQSTGEQGMPPLDPQQYMETMQKVMENPQFMTMAERLGNALMQDPAMSSMLETFSSPSHKEQLEERMSRIKEDPAMKSILDELENGGPAAMMKYWNDPDTLQKIGQAMGGSFPFGAGSSAEPSGTEEAEEEGGDEDESIVHHTASVGDDKGLKKALDGGADKDEEDSEGRRALHFACGYGELKCAQVLLEAGAAVDALDKNKNTPLHYAAGYGRKECVDLLLKHGAAVTLQNMDGKTPIDVAKLNNQDEVLKLLEKDVFL